From the Rhodoferax mekongensis genome, one window contains:
- a CDS encoding TolC family outer membrane protein, which yields MKLFSTQVGRIALASFVCWSGISAGHAGEFEKAYAAALENDAKFQAAKAALASGQQALPLARSSVLPSVNATISDTAVQGTQDYDVAGGASKSNNLDYRAPTQSISLRAPLLNLEGKARVRQANAQVGNAEATFVARKAELVDRLAVAYLQRMLAEDAFLSLHAQVHATVAQRNLMRRRFEQGEGTRTEVAEARANLSLTMAQWADSKDQMTNARETLNALTGLNQPFLVRLGDEFTPPPLVPATLQEWQEKAVAANPDVQARRFLVDAADALIARSNAGHMPRLDLVASVSNSRNESVSSLNQTVNQSAIGLQLNIPIYSGGAVKAAVTQAIAEKAKAEAEWLNEKRSLEVEVSRLFQVIQTGKSKLLAYEDVLDASRTALEGTLKGQASGLRTNADVLEAVRKVFQAQRDLAQARYDHIFQRLRLFNKAGVPADSVVSYIDELLSPQRDTP from the coding sequence ATGAAGCTGTTCAGTACTCAGGTGGGGCGTATCGCACTGGCAAGTTTTGTTTGCTGGAGCGGGATCTCCGCTGGGCATGCCGGTGAGTTTGAAAAGGCCTATGCGGCTGCGCTCGAAAATGACGCCAAGTTTCAGGCCGCCAAAGCCGCTCTGGCGTCAGGTCAGCAAGCATTGCCGCTGGCTCGCAGCAGTGTGTTGCCATCTGTGAATGCCACCATCTCGGATACCGCGGTACAAGGCACCCAAGACTATGACGTGGCCGGTGGCGCGTCCAAATCCAACAACCTCGACTATCGGGCGCCTACCCAAAGCATCAGCCTGCGTGCGCCTCTCTTGAACCTTGAGGGGAAGGCGCGTGTCCGCCAAGCCAATGCCCAAGTCGGGAATGCAGAAGCAACTTTTGTCGCTCGCAAAGCAGAGCTGGTAGACCGACTGGCCGTGGCCTACCTGCAGCGCATGCTGGCCGAAGATGCTTTCCTGTCTTTGCACGCACAAGTGCATGCCACGGTCGCCCAGCGCAACTTGATGCGCCGACGCTTTGAGCAAGGTGAAGGTACCCGCACCGAGGTGGCCGAGGCCCGCGCCAACCTGAGCCTGACGATGGCGCAGTGGGCGGATTCCAAAGACCAGATGACGAATGCCCGGGAGACACTCAACGCCCTCACAGGTCTCAATCAGCCATTTTTGGTGCGTTTGGGGGATGAATTCACCCCTCCACCGCTGGTGCCCGCCACACTCCAGGAGTGGCAGGAGAAGGCGGTAGCTGCCAATCCTGACGTCCAAGCGCGCCGTTTCCTGGTGGATGCAGCCGATGCCTTGATTGCCCGAAGCAACGCGGGTCATATGCCACGGCTCGACCTGGTGGCCAGTGTGTCCAACAGCCGGAACGAATCGGTCAGCAGTCTCAATCAGACCGTCAACCAAAGTGCGATTGGTCTTCAGCTGAATATTCCGATTTACAGCGGCGGTGCAGTGAAAGCTGCGGTCACGCAAGCAATCGCTGAAAAAGCAAAGGCTGAGGCGGAGTGGCTGAATGAAAAGCGAAGCCTTGAGGTGGAGGTGAGCCGTTTGTTCCAGGTCATTCAGACGGGCAAGTCCAAGCTGCTGGCGTATGAAGATGTACTGGACGCCAGTCGCACCGCGCTGGAGGGCACGCTCAAAGGGCAGGCTTCCGGGCTCCGCACCAACGCTGATGTGCTGGAAGCGGTGCGCAAGGTTTTCCAAGCCCAGCGTGATCTCGCTCAGGCCCGTTACGACCACATTTTTCAACGCTTACGCTTGTTCAACAAGGCCGGAGTGCCCGCTGACTCAGTGGTGTCGTACATCGACGAACTACTGAGCCCGCAACGCGACACTCCCTGA
- a CDS encoding tetratricopeptide repeat-containing glycosyltransferase family protein, with product MAAFQAVHATPVDALFQAAVQHFTKGDFTGADEALEQLMKQEPDHAEALHVRGLVQHRLGRHALALLLLEKALVLSPRNAALLSNQGLVMRALGRPQEALELYDRALDIQPDFAQAWGNRGNALRDAGQSLQAVESYRKALALQPGYAQSWHGLGLAYNDLKQWQDAVDAFTQALSCQADMTVACLDMGNALRELERFEEALAAYDKAAGLRPSYAEAWSNRGVLLKRMGRMQDALQSYQKAIALEPDFIDALVNCSTLLKEMMDLDASMAMNRRALALKPDNSGAHLNLAICHLLRGEFDEGFAHYEWRWKTEQLQASVRPFAQPLWTGAQSLQDKTILLHAEQGLGDTVQFCRYAKLLKQRGAHVVMEVQAPLLPLLHSLEGVDLWLRQGDPPPAFDYQCPLLSLPGALKTTPATVPTATPYLAADEQLVVQWGQRVGPSSRKRVGLVWSGRPEHKNDHNRSMSLQLLEPLLRMDAEFHCLQKEFRAADLALDPAAMGIRLWADQLTSFADTAALISHMDLVIAVDTSVAHVAAALGKPVWLMLPYSPDWRWLLGRDDSPWYPGMRLFRQDTGSDWAGVVQRLQAALKPALSLPVPASAL from the coding sequence ATGGCTGCGTTCCAAGCGGTACATGCGACGCCTGTGGATGCTTTGTTCCAGGCAGCGGTGCAGCACTTCACCAAGGGTGACTTTACCGGTGCAGACGAAGCGCTAGAGCAACTGATGAAACAGGAGCCTGACCATGCAGAAGCGCTGCATGTGCGGGGGCTTGTACAGCATCGACTTGGCCGCCACGCTTTGGCGCTGCTGCTCCTGGAAAAAGCTTTGGTGCTTTCACCTCGCAATGCGGCCTTGCTGTCCAACCAGGGCTTGGTCATGCGTGCACTGGGGCGTCCGCAGGAAGCCTTGGAACTTTACGACCGGGCGCTGGACATTCAACCCGACTTTGCACAAGCCTGGGGGAACCGTGGCAACGCTTTGCGTGATGCTGGGCAAAGCTTGCAGGCAGTGGAGTCTTATCGCAAAGCGCTGGCACTGCAGCCTGGATATGCCCAAAGCTGGCACGGCCTGGGACTGGCCTACAACGACCTCAAGCAATGGCAGGACGCAGTGGATGCGTTCACCCAAGCACTCTCTTGCCAAGCCGATATGACGGTGGCTTGCCTCGATATGGGCAACGCCCTGCGCGAGTTGGAGCGCTTTGAGGAAGCTTTGGCAGCCTATGACAAAGCAGCCGGTCTGCGACCTTCCTATGCCGAGGCTTGGTCCAATCGCGGCGTGCTGCTCAAGCGAATGGGCCGCATGCAGGACGCCTTGCAGAGCTACCAGAAGGCTATTGCCCTGGAGCCGGACTTCATCGACGCGCTGGTGAACTGCTCCACCTTGCTCAAAGAGATGATGGACCTGGATGCTTCGATGGCCATGAACCGCCGCGCACTGGCACTGAAGCCGGACAACAGTGGTGCCCATTTGAACCTCGCCATCTGCCACCTGTTGCGCGGCGAGTTCGACGAGGGCTTTGCACACTACGAGTGGCGCTGGAAAACCGAGCAATTGCAGGCATCGGTTCGCCCCTTCGCCCAGCCTTTATGGACGGGTGCGCAAAGCCTGCAGGACAAAACCATACTCTTGCATGCGGAGCAAGGCTTGGGTGATACCGTGCAGTTCTGCCGCTACGCCAAGCTGTTGAAGCAACGGGGTGCCCATGTGGTCATGGAAGTCCAGGCGCCCTTGCTGCCCCTGTTGCATTCGCTGGAAGGGGTGGATCTTTGGTTGCGGCAGGGCGATCCCCCCCCTGCATTTGATTACCAGTGCCCATTGCTCAGCTTGCCGGGGGCATTGAAAACGACTCCTGCAACGGTGCCAACGGCCACGCCCTATCTGGCCGCAGACGAGCAGTTGGTCGTCCAATGGGGCCAGCGTGTGGGTCCCTCCTCACGCAAACGTGTGGGGCTGGTCTGGTCCGGTCGGCCGGAACACAAGAATGACCACAACCGATCCATGTCGCTGCAACTCCTGGAGCCGCTCTTGCGAATGGATGCCGAGTTTCATTGTCTGCAAAAGGAGTTCAGGGCGGCTGATCTGGCGCTGGATCCCGCTGCCATGGGCATCCGGCTTTGGGCCGATCAACTCACCTCGTTCGCAGACACAGCGGCGCTCATCTCCCATATGGATCTGGTGATTGCGGTCGACACTTCTGTGGCCCACGTGGCGGCTGCGCTGGGCAAACCGGTGTGGTTGATGCTGCCCTATAGCCCGGACTGGCGCTGGTTGCTGGGGCGGGACGACAGCCCATGGTACCCGGGAATGCGTCTTTTCCGTCAGGACACAGGATCTGATTGGGCCGGTGTGGTGCAGCGGCTGCAGGCCGCACTCAAACCTGCCCTTAGCCTGCCAGTTCCCGCAAGCGCGCTTTGA